In Mastacembelus armatus chromosome 5, fMasArm1.2, whole genome shotgun sequence, a single genomic region encodes these proteins:
- the uroc1 gene encoding urocanate hydratase — translation MATVKEICSGLPLDPLPPNRGRDPSVPHAPVRTPNLTAEEERLALRNALRYFPPSHHTTLAPEFARELRQYGHIYMYRFCPTLRMRAYPIDRYPCRTRQAASMMLMIMNNLDPDVAQFPQELVTYGGNGQVFSNWAQFRLVMHYLSQMTEEQTLVMYSGHPLGLFPSLPSSPRAIITNGMVIPNYSSKEQYEKMFALGVTMYGQMTAGSYCYIGPQGIVHGTTLTVLNAGRRYLGSSDLKGRVFVTSGLGGMSGAQAKAAAIAGCIGVVAEVDEAPLRKRHEQGWLMEVTSNLEQCIKHIREARCSRTPLSLGYHGNIVDLWERLLLEYERTGELLVDLGSDQTSLHNPYNGGYYPVQLSFRQANQLMSTDPNRFRNMVQESLRRHVKAINKLSDAGLFFWDYGNAFLLEAQRAGAEVEKVGGGATEFRYPSYVQHIMGDIFSLGFGPFRWVCTSGDPRDLAVTDNIAATVLEEIGANVTERVRQQYNDNIRWIREAGKHKMVVGSQARILYSDQKGRVCIALAINQAIADGRVSAPVVLSRDHHDVSGTDSPFRETSNVYDGSAFCADMAVQNFVGDAFRGATWVALHNGGGVGWGEVLNGGFGLLLDGSEEAAKRASLMLGWDVSNGVARRCWSGNQNAYETIQRTMEGHGQLHVTMPFPVQDERVLDHALQG, via the exons ATGGCCACTGTAAAGGAGATATGCAGTGGGTTACCCCTGGACCCTTTACCACCTAACCGGGGGAGGGATCCCAGTGTGCCACATGCACCTGTTCGGACCCCCAACCTCACAGCAGAGGAGGAACGG TTGGCGCTCAGAAATGCCCTGCGCTATTTCCCACCCTCTCACCACACAACGCTCGCACCGGAGTTCGCTCGAGAGCTGCGACAGTATGGGCACATCTACATGTACCGCTTCTGCCCCACGTTACGTATGAG AGCGTACCCCATCGATCGGTACCCATGCCGCACACGTCAAGCAGCATCCATGATGTTAATGATCATGAACAACCTGGACCCAGACGTAGCTCAG TTTCCTCAGGAGCTTGTCACCTACGGAGGGAACGGACAGGTGTTCAGTAACTGGGCACAG TTCCGTCTGGTGATGCATTACCTGAGTCAGATGACAGAGGAGCAAACTCTGGTCATGTACAGCGGTCATCCCCTGGGCCTGTTCCCCAGCTTGCCTTCATCACCTCGTGCCATCATCACCAATGGCATG GTTATTCCTAATTATTCCTCTAAGGAGCAGTATGAAAAGATGTTTGCACTTGGTGTGACCAT GTACGGACAAATGACAGCAGGCAGCTACTGCTACATTGGACCTCAAGGGATTGTTCATGGCACTACG CTGACTGTGTTGAATGCTGGTCGGAGGTACCTGGGCTCTAGTGACTTAAAGGGCCGTGTCTTTGTGACCTCCGGCCTGGGAGGCATGAGCGGCGCTCAGGCTAAAGCTGCCGCCATTGCTGGTTGTATTGGTGTGGTTGCAGAG GTGGATGAGGCTCCGCTTAGAAAGAGACACGAGCAGGGATGGCTGATGGAGGTCACCAGCAACTTGGAGCAATGCATTAAACACATCCG CGAAGCCAGATGCTCCAGGACTCCCCTCAGTCTgggttaccatggcaacatcGTGGACTTGTG GGAGCGGCTGCTGTTGGAGTATGAGCGCACAGGGGAGCTGCTTGTTGATCTGGGTTCAGACCAGACCTCCCTTCACAACCCATACAACGGGGGCTACTACCCGGTCCAGCTCAGTTTCCGCCAGGCAAACCAGCTTATGTCCACTGATCCCAACCGCTTCCGAAATATGGTTCAAGAAAG CCTTCGACGACATGTAAAGGCCATCAATAAGCTTTCTGATGCAGGTTTGTTCTTCTGGGACTATGGCAATGCATTTCTCCTGGAAGCTCAGAGAGCTg GGGCAGAGGTAGAAAAAGTTGGTGGAGGAGCAACAGAATTTCGTTACCCTTCTTATGTCCAGCACATAATGGG AGACATTTTCTCGTTGGGCTTTGGGCCCTTTCGCTGGGTGTGCACATCTGGTGACCCCCGAGATCTCGCTGTAACCGACAACATTGCTGCTACTGTCCTGGAGGAAATCGGTGCCAACGTGACTGAGCGTGTCAGACAGCAGTACAATGACAACATCCGCTGGATCAGAGAggctggaaaacacaaaatg GTTGTGGGATCCCAGGCCAGAATCCTCTACTCTGACCAGAAAGGAAGGGTCTGCATTGCGTTGGCGATCAACCAGGCTATCGCTGATGGAAGAGTTTCA GCTCCTGTGGTTCTTAGCAGAGACCATCATGATGTTAGTGGCACCGACAGCCCCTTCAGAGAGACCTCTAATGTGTACGATGGATCTGCCTTCTGTGCcg ACATGGCGGTCCAGAACTTCGTTGGTGATGCTTTCAGGGGTGCCACATGGGTGGCCCTGCACAATGGGGGTGGTGTTGGCTG GGGCGAGGTATTAAATGGAGGGTTTGGTTTACTACTGGACGGCTCGGAGGAGGCGGCAAAACGTGCCAGTCTGATGCTCGGCTGGGACGTGTCCAATGGG GTGGCTCGTCGCTGCTGGTCTGGAAACCAAAATGCTTATGAGACCATCCAGCGCACCATGGAGGGGCACGGGCAGCTGCACGTCACTATGCCCTTTCCTGTACAGGATGAACGAGTGCTGGACCATGCCCTGCAGGGTTAG